The nucleotide window GGAGGTGCCAGAATGGAACACGTACATGCAATGATAAAAGCCCTGTTTGTGCACCACCATGTCCCCTGGGGTCTGCACAAGCAGGTACCACGGGAAGGAGAAGAACATTGCTGATAACCAAACGGCCACCAGGAGCTGAATTGCTCTCCTCCTACCAATTTTGGCCTGTGGCTGCCTGACAATGGCATAATATCGATCAAATGAGATAAGAGTCATGGTCAGGGTGGAGATGATGCCGAAGCAGGTGTTGAAAAAGCCGTTGGCGACGCAGAAGCGCTCCCCAAACATCCACTTGCCATCCTTGCTGAAGAGCATCATGAAGGAGAAGGGTAAACAAAGAATGGCCGTCAGGAAGTCAGAAAGGGATAGGGACATGATGAATGCATTGGTCACTGTTCTCAGCTGTCTGTGTTTGATGATGACCACCACAACGGCTGAATTACCCAGACTGGACAGCAAGAATATGGCCAAGAGCAGCAGCGCTTGCGCGGCCACTGCGATGCCCCGGAGAACCGAGTTCCGCTCCAAACTAATCACCGAGATGTTGAGGTGCATCTCGCCCCCAGCTGTGTGGTTGCTTCCAGCGCTGGCCTGAGTGGTCAGGCTGTTTAGAACAGGATTGATGGTGACAATCTCCAAAATGAAGCCCGAACCAGACATGTTGTCCATGGTCGTATTGCTGATGCCGGGGAGATTCATTGGATACGATTAGGGCGCATCCATGGGATAGGAGAGAATGCATCCCTTGTCTGTGTCTTCCGTGACAGTATCACAGTAAAAATTAGTTTGCAGAACAATGCAATTCCATCTCACAAATGATCCGTGTAGCTATAGTCCTTTGACCCAAAGCACTGTATTTTGGGTAAATAATGTCCCAAATGCCCCAATAATGTTCTCTGCATGGATTGTCGGGCGGCACCGTTCACTCTTTGCATTCCGAATCCCCTCCCCACTCTTATTTTCAGAATCTCCGGCTGCCTAGAGTTCTGAAACTGTTGCATCGACTGTTTATGTGAGACAATCAATTGTTTTTCCTCTAGGGGGCGCTTGGAGGCTCAGAAAGTCGAATTCCTCATTGAGCTTCTTTAAAATTTcaggacgttttttttttttttttgtcaaaatgcaTAATATTTTGAGTATCATACTTCTACAGATTGGGACAGGTGtcatagaaataaaaatattctcCAGTAAATTctacaacaaatattttaaaaccgGCTCATCCAGTAACCACAAACGATTGTGATTAGTCCATCAAAACCAGCATTGAGAAAAATAACTGGTACCACGTGACTACGCCGTTTGTGCGCTCTTGCACAAGTGGTTTCGACAATAATTAATATCACTAAAAAACTTTAATTGAGCAGTTCAGCCGTGAAGTAACTTTGCAAGGGAACCCGTAAGTCTAaatcgccatgggttccctca belongs to Xyrauchen texanus isolate HMW12.3.18 chromosome 16, RBS_HiC_50CHRs, whole genome shotgun sequence and includes:
- the LOC127657261 gene encoding G-protein coupled receptor 135-like encodes the protein MNLPGISNTTMDNMSGSGFILEIVTINPVLNSLTTQASAGSNHTAGGEMHLNISVISLERNSVLRGIAVAAQALLLLAIFLLSSLGNSAVVVVIIKHRQLRTVTNAFIMSLSLSDFLTAILCLPFSFMMLFSKDGKWMFGERFCVANGFFNTCFGIISTLTMTLISFDRYYAIVRQPQAKIGRRRAIQLLVAVWLSAMFFSFPWYLLVQTPGDMVVHKQGFYHCMYVFHSGTSRMGTAYSIALIVVCYLLPFALMCFCHYNICKTVRLSEIRVRPVTTYAHLLRFYSEMRTATTVLIMIVFSIFCWGPYCLMGTITALGNYSFNPAMDTVAIWMAWANGAINPLIYAIRNPHISMLMGRSREEGYRTRNIAAYLSTQTQRRDAVRTRAHRIRDRYVSRHGANSRQSSSSPANGGEVAMWACKNPAVFFCRDAHPDTITEPAVPKVETADTSL